Proteins co-encoded in one Desulfitobacterium hafniense DCB-2 genomic window:
- a CDS encoding Lrp/AsnC family transcriptional regulator has product MLTHDERKLLELIANDFRLSLEELSIQTGLSEEFIEERLKQWEEEKIIAQYCPLINWERTGEPIVTALIDVKVLPQRGYGFDKIARRLQKFPEIKAVYLMSGGYDLSLLIEGKTMQEVALFVAEKLAPLEHVTDTTTHFILRRYKQNGVELLGEDDNPERLVISP; this is encoded by the coding sequence ATGCTCACACATGATGAACGTAAGCTTCTCGAACTCATTGCCAATGATTTCCGCTTATCCCTTGAAGAGCTTTCGATTCAGACCGGTTTGTCGGAAGAATTTATAGAAGAGCGCCTTAAGCAATGGGAAGAAGAAAAAATTATTGCTCAATACTGTCCACTGATCAATTGGGAACGGACCGGCGAACCCATCGTAACCGCCTTAATCGATGTTAAGGTTCTTCCTCAGAGAGGTTATGGGTTCGATAAAATAGCCCGCCGTCTGCAGAAATTCCCTGAGATCAAAGCGGTTTACCTGATGTCGGGGGGGTATGACCTTTCCCTTTTAATTGAAGGGAAAACCATGCAGGAAGTGGCCTTATTTGTGGCCGAAAAACTTGCTCCCCTGGAGCATGTCACCGACACAACCACCCATTTTATCCTCAGACGCTATAAGCAAAACGGCGTGGAACTCCTTGGGGAAGACGATAATCCCGAGAGGCTGGTGATTTCACCGTGA
- a CDS encoding tRNA (cytidine(34)-2'-O)-methyltransferase: MAHLNIVLVEPEIPPNTGNVARLCAATGAALHLVKPLGFEISDKHLKRAGLDYWDMLDIHIYENYAEFEAKNPQGPRYLATTKAQRLHTDIHYQQGGYILFGKETKGLSPEILARYPETTLRLPMRADARSLNLSNSVAVVVYEALRQWGNPGLI, translated from the coding sequence ATGGCACATCTTAACATAGTATTAGTCGAACCTGAGATTCCCCCCAATACAGGCAATGTAGCAAGGCTCTGCGCCGCTACAGGAGCCGCCTTGCATTTGGTCAAACCCTTAGGCTTTGAAATAAGCGATAAGCACTTAAAACGAGCCGGCTTGGATTATTGGGATATGCTGGATATTCACATTTACGAAAACTATGCTGAATTCGAAGCCAAGAATCCCCAAGGCCCCCGCTACCTGGCAACCACCAAGGCACAACGCCTCCATACAGATATTCACTACCAACAGGGAGGGTATATTCTCTTTGGCAAAGAAACAAAGGGGCTCTCTCCGGAAATTCTGGCACGCTATCCGGAGACGACTCTGCGCCTGCCCATGCGTGCCGATGCCCGCTCCTTAAATCTTTCCAATTCTGTAGCTGTGGTGGTCTATGAGGCCTTGCGCCAGTGGGGAAACCCGGGACTCATATAG
- a CDS encoding glycosyltransferase family 4 protein, whose amino-acid sequence MTFVLTFVIALIIAVIATPLSMKLGRRWGAIDYPGGRRVHKTPIPRIGGIAIYAAFWIAVIIMGIWDRQIWGLFFGSTIIVIVGVVDDIFDLRPMVKLVWQIIAAALLLFFGFSMSQISLPIIGMKLDFASIGLGWLGLVLAVFWIVGLVNTVNISDGLDGLAAGICFEAALLLCWSAIRINEVTEAHLTLALAGAALGFLFFNFHPARVFMGDSGSMFLGYIIGGISIMGLLKTATVLGLVFPLLVLGMPLTDMTFAIIRRKLRGHSIATADRGHLHHRLLDAGFSQPQAVLLLYAMSGCFGMAAVLGALGSWVWAAALLSADFALLVIILMRRTALLSVMSRKHSK is encoded by the coding sequence ATGACCTTTGTTTTAACCTTTGTTATTGCCTTAATCATTGCCGTTATCGCCACTCCCTTGTCCATGAAACTGGGGAGACGTTGGGGAGCCATCGATTACCCGGGAGGCCGCCGCGTACATAAGACCCCTATTCCCCGGATCGGCGGCATTGCTATCTATGCAGCCTTCTGGATTGCCGTGATCATTATGGGTATATGGGATAGGCAGATTTGGGGATTGTTTTTCGGCAGTACGATTATTGTTATCGTCGGGGTGGTGGACGATATATTTGACCTGCGCCCCATGGTGAAATTGGTATGGCAGATTATTGCGGCTGCCCTTTTGCTTTTCTTCGGTTTTTCCATGAGTCAGATTTCTCTTCCCATCATCGGGATGAAATTGGATTTTGCGTCCATTGGTTTAGGATGGCTTGGCTTAGTCTTAGCAGTTTTTTGGATTGTCGGACTGGTGAATACAGTGAATATTTCCGATGGTTTGGACGGTCTTGCCGCAGGGATCTGCTTTGAAGCTGCCCTGTTGCTCTGTTGGTCGGCCATCCGCATCAATGAAGTAACAGAAGCCCATCTGACCTTGGCTTTAGCCGGTGCGGCCTTAGGCTTTTTATTCTTTAATTTTCATCCGGCCCGGGTGTTTATGGGGGATTCCGGGAGTATGTTTCTGGGCTATATTATCGGCGGAATCTCGATTATGGGGTTGCTGAAAACAGCCACGGTCCTGGGCCTGGTGTTTCCTCTCCTTGTCTTAGGTATGCCCTTGACAGATATGACCTTTGCCATCATCCGCAGAAAATTGCGGGGCCATTCCATCGCCACGGCGGATCGGGGACATCTTCATCACCGCTTGTTGGATGCCGGCTTTAGCCAGCCTCAGGCTGTGCTGCTCCTTTACGCCATGAGCGGATGCTTTGGCATGGCGGCCGTATTAGGCGCCCTGGGCTCCTGGGTTTGGGCGGCCGCCCTTTTGAGCGCCGATTTTGCTCTCTTGGTGATCATTTTAATGCGTCGTACCGCCTTGCTCAGTGTCATGAGCCGGAAGCACAGCAAATAA
- a CDS encoding metal-dependent hydrolase — translation MEIRFHGHACFEIIGEKGRILIDPFLKGNPAADVGPEHFTHLDGILVSHGHSDHLGDAIELSQKTGAPLICVFELARLCARYGAKTHAMHIGGKHTFNFGTVRLTQALHGSVFEPPGEEESFTYAGMACGFLIQMDGKWIYHAGDTGLFGDMELIGRRHPLAAAMLPIGDNYTMGQEEAVYAATLLRPSYLIPMHYNTFPVIQQDPQEFIELLKRKFPASKGEILAPGQSLII, via the coding sequence ATGGAAATTCGCTTTCACGGTCATGCTTGCTTCGAAATCATTGGGGAAAAGGGCAGAATACTGATTGATCCTTTCCTGAAGGGGAACCCGGCAGCCGATGTGGGGCCGGAACATTTCACTCACCTGGACGGGATTCTGGTTTCCCACGGGCATTCCGATCATTTAGGGGATGCCATCGAACTCTCACAAAAGACCGGAGCCCCTCTTATTTGTGTCTTTGAGCTGGCCCGTCTCTGTGCCAGGTATGGGGCGAAGACCCATGCCATGCATATCGGCGGCAAGCATACCTTTAACTTTGGCACGGTGCGTTTGACCCAAGCCCTGCACGGCTCGGTCTTTGAACCGCCGGGAGAAGAAGAATCCTTTACTTATGCCGGTATGGCCTGCGGATTTTTGATCCAGATGGATGGCAAGTGGATTTATCATGCGGGGGATACGGGGCTTTTCGGGGATATGGAGCTGATCGGACGGCGGCACCCCTTGGCAGCCGCCATGCTGCCCATTGGGGACAACTACACCATGGGGCAGGAGGAAGCGGTCTATGCCGCTACCCTCTTAAGGCCCAGTTATTTGATTCCCATGCATTATAATACCTTTCCGGTTATCCAGCAGGACCCTCAGGAGTTCATCGAGCTTTTAAAGAGAAAGTTCCCGGCCAGCAAAGGGGAGATTTTAGCCCCTGGCCAATCTCTGATCATTTAA
- a CDS encoding small, acid-soluble spore protein, alpha/beta type, translating to MKGKHIKLKRTDPLEALKMEIAAELGLIDQVRLKGWHSLSAKEAGKIGGLMTQRIKSRSQQENENSLD from the coding sequence ATGAAAGGTAAACATATTAAGCTGAAAAGAACAGATCCGCTGGAAGCGTTGAAAATGGAGATTGCCGCAGAATTAGGCCTTATCGATCAGGTTCGCTTAAAGGGCTGGCATTCACTTTCAGCAAAAGAGGCCGGAAAAATCGGGGGCTTAATGACCCAGCGCATCAAAAGCAGAAGCCAGCAGGAGAACGAGAATTCCCTGGATTAG
- a CDS encoding DRTGG domain-containing protein, which produces MSQTKHQQILSFIEGLAVGSKVSVRFIAKELDVSEGTAYRAIKEAENKGYVRSIPKVGTIRIEGAKERRIEDLTLREVSQIAEGIVLCGFESLDNSPNKFLIAAMELDAMERYLEDNSLCIVGNRHDAQLLALQKGSPLLITGGFEPQEDIIQLAKANHLAIIQTPYDTFAVTTMINRALYDRLIEKELILVEDIMVKDVNYLTTRATVGDWHELSQQTTHSRFPVVDEENIVVGMITAIDVAGAEMNTSVVEVMNPNPYVVGREDSVTHISRIMLWEGWEIAAVVDQGVLIGIISLQDVLEAYQQIQKQPQFGETVDNLILSGFRYVEDPEYLTIEGEITRFMINEFGSASPGVLVTLMNMAGYIALRKQYRLDAITENFTFYQLQPIPVGTEVRITVKLLLVAKKHCNIEIDVYSNNQLLAKALMTARMGDKKVS; this is translated from the coding sequence TTGAGTCAGACGAAACATCAACAAATTTTAAGTTTCATTGAAGGCCTTGCCGTAGGCAGCAAGGTCTCTGTCCGCTTTATTGCCAAAGAGCTTGATGTCAGCGAAGGAACCGCTTACCGGGCCATTAAAGAAGCAGAGAATAAAGGATATGTCCGTTCCATCCCCAAAGTGGGGACCATCCGTATTGAAGGAGCTAAGGAACGGCGCATTGAAGATTTAACCTTGCGTGAAGTCTCGCAAATTGCTGAAGGGATTGTGCTCTGCGGTTTTGAAAGTCTGGATAACTCGCCCAACAAGTTTTTGATTGCGGCGATGGAATTGGACGCCATGGAGAGATACTTAGAAGACAATTCTTTGTGTATCGTAGGGAATCGTCACGATGCCCAATTGCTTGCTTTGCAGAAAGGCTCCCCTCTGCTGATTACCGGAGGATTTGAACCCCAGGAGGATATCATCCAACTGGCTAAAGCCAATCATCTGGCTATTATTCAGACCCCTTATGATACCTTTGCCGTGACCACCATGATCAACCGGGCCCTTTATGATCGTTTGATTGAAAAAGAGCTTATTTTAGTTGAGGACATTATGGTCAAGGATGTGAATTATTTGACCACCCGTGCCACCGTAGGAGATTGGCACGAGCTTTCACAGCAAACCACCCACAGCCGCTTTCCCGTTGTGGACGAGGAGAATATCGTGGTCGGCATGATTACGGCCATCGATGTAGCCGGCGCCGAGATGAATACTTCCGTGGTGGAAGTGATGAATCCCAACCCTTATGTGGTGGGCAGGGAAGACTCCGTAACCCATATTTCCCGCATTATGCTTTGGGAAGGCTGGGAGATCGCCGCAGTGGTTGACCAAGGAGTGCTGATCGGCATTATCAGCTTGCAGGACGTCTTGGAAGCCTATCAGCAGATCCAGAAGCAGCCTCAGTTTGGTGAAACCGTGGATAATCTGATTTTAAGCGGTTTCCGTTATGTGGAGGACCCCGAGTACCTGACTATCGAGGGCGAGATTACCCGGTTTATGATCAATGAATTTGGTTCCGCCAGTCCCGGAGTTTTAGTGACCTTAATGAATATGGCCGGATACATTGCCCTGCGCAAGCAATACCGGCTGGATGCGATTACAGAGAATTTTACCTTCTATCAATTGCAGCCCATCCCCGTAGGGACGGAAGTCCGCATTACGGTCAAATTGCTGCTGGTGGCGAAAAAGCACTGCAATATTGAGATTGATGTCTATTCCAATAACCAGCTTTTGGCCAAAGCCCTGATGACCGCCAGAATGGGCGATAAAAAGGTTTCTTAG
- a CDS encoding DNA polymerase III subunit alpha yields the protein MGFVHLHVHTEYSLLDGAARIEKLVKKAVELGMPSVAITDHGVMYGIIDFYKACKKAGIKPIIGCEVYVAPHRRTEKVPGRDDNNRHLVLLAENEEGYKNLIKLVSMAHIEGFYYKPRVDKDILRRHSRGLIALSACLAGEVSEYLLNNQLETAVESALEYEEIFGKGNFFLEVQDHGLEEQQRVNTGMFEVQRRTGIPMVATNDVHYVNKEDAFIQDVLICIQTGKNLTDASRMSFSSEEFFLKSEAEMNLLFGEHPEILENTARIAERCQVDFKFGDNYLPVFEVPEGYTLDTYLRKKCYEAFPLFYPNQRTEEKERLDYELGVIAQTGFSGYFLIVADFCQYARQNGIAVGPGRGSAAASMVAYLMGITTVEPMQHDLLFERFLNPERISMPDIDIDFDPDGRERVINYVMEKYGADKVCQIITFGTMGAKAAIRDVGRVLGIPLARVDKVAKAIPSDLGMTLEKALAVSPDLVKLLEEDGEIKKLYEIARSLEGMPRHASTHAAGVVIAKDALDTYIPLQRTSDGGFTMTQFPMKTVEEVGLLKMDFLGLRNLTIIQETLKQIEGNRGEVLDLQSLPLDDKATFDMLSLGNSTGVFQLESGGMRNVLKELKPSCFEDIIAVVALFRPGPMEQIPEFIRRKHGGNVSYLHPLLEPILRSTYGVIVYQEQVMQIARDLAGYSLGRADLLRRAMGKKKKEIMEEERQSFIYGLQSPSGEEIIPGALKLGLTEKEAAEIFDLMAKFAEYGFNKGHATAYAVISYQTAYLKANYPLEFNAALISTVMSSADKVSFYIHEARQSGIEILPPDVQYSQVGFSIEGRGIRFGLGAIRNVGVNVVEKIIEARQEGLFDSLYDFCIRVDAKVLNKRVLESLLKAGAFSLLCKRAQGLLALDSILEIAQQRQRDKESGQISLFDFGDDLDEGIELPDVEEYSPRELLTMEKEYLGLYLSGHPLESVLPKLKNAVSEDILTCLEGDEEKKVILGGIVTGYRTTVTKRGEMMASFVLEDLTGTIDVLVFPRIFAQSARLTEDQVVVVEGRYNIRDDERKIFAERITDLENGAERTKPIGYKDYEKTQTREKAQTRTQPPTQPSTQSPPKLSAVPSAKPGAVPARKLYLRFPYEGTPLLEEALPILRHYSGTHPVLFYFEQDKKLIQGNRELWVNDLEELVQALSNILGESNVVWKVNAM from the coding sequence ATGGGATTTGTTCACCTCCATGTCCATACGGAATACAGCCTTCTTGATGGGGCGGCCCGGATTGAGAAACTGGTGAAAAAAGCCGTCGAGCTGGGTATGCCCTCGGTGGCCATTACCGATCACGGTGTCATGTATGGTATTATTGATTTTTATAAAGCCTGCAAAAAGGCCGGCATTAAGCCCATTATTGGCTGTGAAGTTTATGTGGCCCCGCACCGGCGGACGGAGAAGGTGCCGGGACGGGATGACAACAACCGCCATCTTGTGCTGCTGGCTGAAAATGAAGAAGGGTACAAAAACCTCATTAAACTTGTCTCCATGGCTCATATCGAGGGCTTTTATTATAAACCCCGGGTGGACAAGGATATCCTGAGAAGGCACAGCCGGGGACTGATTGCCTTAAGTGCCTGCTTAGCGGGAGAAGTCTCGGAGTATCTCCTCAATAATCAGCTGGAGACAGCGGTAGAGAGTGCGTTGGAGTATGAAGAGATCTTCGGCAAAGGGAATTTCTTTTTGGAAGTCCAGGACCATGGCCTGGAGGAGCAGCAGCGGGTTAATACGGGAATGTTTGAGGTGCAGCGCCGAACAGGGATTCCCATGGTAGCCACCAACGATGTCCATTACGTCAACAAAGAGGATGCCTTTATCCAGGATGTGCTCATCTGCATTCAGACTGGAAAGAACCTTACCGATGCCAGCCGTATGAGCTTTTCCAGCGAGGAGTTTTTCTTGAAATCGGAAGCGGAGATGAATCTGCTGTTTGGCGAGCATCCGGAGATTCTGGAGAACACGGCCCGGATCGCGGAGCGCTGTCAGGTAGACTTTAAATTCGGGGACAATTATTTGCCGGTCTTTGAGGTTCCGGAAGGCTATACCCTGGATACCTATCTGAGAAAAAAATGCTATGAAGCTTTTCCGCTTTTTTACCCCAACCAAAGGACCGAAGAAAAAGAGCGGCTGGATTATGAATTAGGAGTCATCGCCCAAACCGGGTTCTCCGGCTATTTTCTGATCGTGGCGGACTTTTGTCAGTATGCCCGTCAAAATGGTATTGCCGTGGGGCCGGGCAGGGGATCTGCCGCCGCCAGTATGGTAGCTTATCTGATGGGGATTACCACTGTAGAACCGATGCAGCACGATCTGCTTTTTGAGCGGTTTTTAAATCCGGAGCGGATCAGCATGCCGGATATTGATATAGACTTTGACCCGGACGGCCGGGAGCGGGTGATCAACTATGTTATGGAAAAATACGGCGCCGATAAGGTCTGTCAGATCATTACCTTTGGAACCATGGGCGCCAAAGCGGCCATTCGTGATGTGGGCAGAGTGCTGGGAATTCCTCTGGCCCGGGTGGATAAAGTGGCCAAAGCGATCCCCAGTGACTTAGGTATGACCTTGGAGAAAGCCCTGGCTGTATCCCCCGATTTGGTGAAGCTCCTGGAAGAGGACGGGGAGATTAAGAAGCTCTATGAAATCGCCCGCTCCCTCGAAGGAATGCCTCGTCATGCTTCCACCCATGCCGCCGGTGTGGTGATCGCCAAGGATGCTCTGGATACCTATATCCCCTTGCAAAGGACTTCCGACGGAGGCTTCACCATGACCCAATTCCCCATGAAGACGGTGGAAGAAGTGGGCCTCCTTAAAATGGACTTCCTGGGGCTGCGCAACCTGACCATCATCCAGGAAACCTTAAAGCAAATTGAGGGGAATCGGGGGGAAGTGCTGGATCTGCAAAGCCTGCCCCTGGATGACAAGGCCACTTTTGACATGCTTTCCCTGGGCAACAGCACCGGTGTTTTCCAACTGGAAAGCGGGGGGATGCGCAATGTACTTAAAGAATTGAAACCATCCTGTTTTGAAGATATTATCGCGGTGGTCGCCCTGTTCCGTCCCGGCCCCATGGAGCAGATTCCAGAGTTTATCCGCCGCAAGCATGGGGGAAACGTCTCTTACCTGCATCCCCTGCTGGAGCCCATTCTCAGAAGCACCTATGGGGTGATCGTCTACCAGGAGCAGGTCATGCAGATTGCCCGGGATTTAGCAGGTTATTCCCTGGGACGCGCCGATCTGTTGAGGCGGGCTATGGGGAAAAAGAAAAAGGAGATCATGGAAGAAGAGCGGCAAAGCTTTATCTATGGTTTGCAGAGCCCCAGCGGCGAGGAGATTATTCCCGGTGCCCTAAAACTCGGCCTCACGGAAAAGGAAGCTGCGGAAATCTTTGACTTGATGGCCAAGTTTGCCGAATATGGCTTTAATAAAGGGCATGCCACAGCCTATGCCGTGATTTCTTATCAGACAGCTTACCTTAAAGCCAACTATCCGCTGGAGTTTAATGCGGCTTTAATCAGCACCGTGATGAGCTCGGCGGATAAGGTGTCCTTTTATATTCATGAAGCCCGGCAAAGCGGGATTGAAATTCTCCCTCCGGATGTTCAGTACAGTCAGGTGGGCTTCAGCATTGAAGGCCGGGGCATTCGCTTTGGCTTAGGGGCTATCCGCAATGTGGGGGTCAATGTGGTGGAGAAAATCATTGAGGCCCGTCAGGAAGGCCTTTTTGACTCCCTCTATGATTTCTGCATTCGTGTGGATGCCAAGGTCCTCAATAAGCGGGTCCTGGAAAGCCTCCTCAAAGCCGGAGCTTTCAGCTTGCTGTGTAAAAGGGCCCAAGGACTCTTAGCCTTGGATTCTATCCTGGAGATAGCCCAGCAGCGCCAAAGGGATAAAGAGAGCGGACAAATTTCCCTGTTCGATTTTGGGGACGACTTGGATGAAGGGATTGAACTCCCTGATGTCGAAGAATATTCTCCTCGAGAACTCCTGACGATGGAAAAGGAATATCTGGGTCTTTATCTCAGCGGCCATCCTCTGGAAAGTGTTCTTCCCAAGCTAAAGAATGCTGTCTCTGAGGATATTCTGACCTGTCTCGAAGGCGATGAGGAAAAGAAGGTCATCCTGGGGGGAATCGTCACCGGATACCGCACCACCGTGACCAAACGGGGGGAAATGATGGCCAGCTTTGTGCTGGAGGATTTAACCGGAACTATAGATGTTTTGGTGTTCCCGCGGATTTTTGCCCAAAGTGCCCGTTTGACGGAGGATCAGGTCGTGGTGGTGGAAGGAAGATACAACATCCGGGATGATGAACGCAAGATTTTTGCGGAGCGTATCACGGATCTGGAGAATGGGGCAGAGCGAACTAAACCGATAGGGTACAAGGACTACGAGAAAACTCAGACCCGGGAGAAAGCTCAGACTCGAACCCAGCCGCCAACTCAGCCCTCAACCCAGTCTCCCCCGAAGCTTAGTGCAGTACCTTCCGCGAAGCCCGGTGCAGTACCTGCCCGGAAGCTTTACTTAAGATTTCCTTACGAAGGGACGCCTCTTCTCGAAGAGGCCCTGCCGATCCTGCGTCATTATTCGGGAACCCATCCGGTGCTCTTCTATTTTGAGCAGGATAAAAAACTGATTCAAGGAAACCGGGAACTTTGGGTGAATGATTTGGAGGAATTGGTTCAGGCCTTGTCAAACATACTAGGGGAAAGCAATGTGGTATGGAAGGTCAATGCCATGTAA
- the coaD gene encoding pantetheine-phosphate adenylyltransferase — MRIAIYPGTFDPVTNGHLDILKRATEFFDEVIVAVAVDSNKTTLFSLEERIQLLETAAEELSQVKIRGFEGLTVEFARQCGANAIIRGLRAMQDFEYEFQLALMNKKLAADIETIFLMTQSEFSFISSSSIKWAASLKGNISEFVPPHVERAIYRKYHPEIDD, encoded by the coding sequence GTGCGAATAGCAATTTATCCCGGAACTTTCGATCCCGTGACCAATGGGCATTTGGATATACTGAAAAGGGCGACGGAATTTTTCGATGAAGTGATCGTTGCCGTAGCTGTAGACAGCAATAAAACCACCCTTTTTTCCCTGGAAGAACGTATTCAGCTCCTGGAGACCGCTGCCGAGGAGCTGTCCCAGGTCAAAATCAGAGGCTTCGAGGGGCTGACTGTGGAGTTTGCCAGACAATGCGGAGCCAATGCCATCATCCGGGGCCTAAGAGCTATGCAGGATTTTGAATATGAATTCCAATTAGCCCTGATGAACAAAAAGCTGGCTGCGGATATTGAAACGATTTTCTTAATGACTCAGAGCGAATTCTCGTTTATCAGTTCCAGCTCGATTAAATGGGCCGCCAGCTTAAAGGGCAACATCAGTGAATTCGTCCCGCCCCATGTGGAAAGGGCTATTTACAGGAAATATCACCCAGAGATTGATGACTAA
- the accD gene encoding acetyl-CoA carboxylase, carboxyltransferase subunit beta, producing the protein MLKDIFRKKRKYATLSSLPPKNSEGGLAYFDEPSPEQESTRKELPDGLWVKCPKCGEALFNKDLVENQRVCLTCSYHFRIPARERLEHLVDPGSFAEWDRELQTTNPLSFPDYEEKLAEAYQKSDVSESVLTGQASIEGMPVVLAFNEGNFMMGSMGSVTGEKITRAIERAIELRCPVIIFSTSGGARMQEGILSLYQMAKTSAALGRLAEEGLLYISVLTDPTFGGVTASYASLGDIHIAEPGALIGFTGPRVIKQTMRKELPEGAQTAEFNQSHGQIDCVVERAEMRKVLGRLLRYHQEGAV; encoded by the coding sequence ATGTTAAAAGATATATTTCGTAAAAAACGCAAATACGCAACTCTCAGTTCGCTGCCTCCGAAAAATTCGGAAGGGGGGCTGGCTTATTTCGACGAGCCCTCTCCGGAACAGGAATCCACCCGCAAAGAGCTCCCTGACGGTCTCTGGGTGAAATGTCCTAAATGCGGCGAAGCGCTGTTTAATAAGGATTTGGTGGAGAACCAAAGAGTCTGTCTGACCTGCAGTTATCATTTCCGCATCCCGGCCCGGGAGAGACTTGAACATCTGGTTGATCCGGGGAGTTTCGCAGAATGGGATCGGGAGCTTCAGACCACGAATCCGCTGAGCTTTCCCGATTATGAGGAAAAGCTGGCGGAAGCCTATCAGAAATCCGATGTTTCGGAATCCGTACTTACAGGCCAGGCCAGCATCGAAGGAATGCCGGTGGTTCTGGCTTTTAATGAGGGGAACTTCATGATGGGCAGTATGGGCTCTGTGACCGGAGAGAAGATTACCCGCGCTATTGAGCGGGCTATCGAACTGCGCTGTCCGGTGATTATTTTTTCCACCTCCGGCGGAGCACGCATGCAGGAGGGAATCCTCTCCTTGTACCAAATGGCTAAGACCAGCGCGGCCTTAGGGCGTTTGGCCGAGGAAGGGCTGCTCTATATTTCCGTATTGACCGATCCTACTTTCGGAGGAGTCACAGCCAGCTATGCCTCCTTAGGAGATATACATATCGCTGAACCGGGTGCACTGATCGGCTTTACAGGTCCCCGTGTCATCAAGCAAACCATGCGTAAAGAACTTCCGGAAGGTGCCCAGACTGCTGAATTCAATCAGAGCCACGGACAGATTGATTGTGTAGTGGAACGAGCAGAGATGAGAAAGGTTCTAGGACGTTTGCTGCGTTATCATCAGGAAGGGGCAGTTTAA
- a CDS encoding acetyl-CoA carboxylase carboxyltransferase subunit alpha produces the protein MAQHFDFEKPILELEQKIAELQEFSKEKDINLSPEISKLMRRLVRLRKEIYGNLEPWQKVQIARHMERPNFYDYAPLLFEDFMEFKGDRLFADDKAIVGGIAIFQGIPVTVVSHIKGRGTKENIQRNFGMPHPEGYRKALRLMDQAEKFHRPILTFIDTPGAACDLEAEERGQGEAIARCLQAMAGYSVPIICTVIGEGGSGGALALGVGNKVLLLENSFYSVIAPESCASILWKDPGKAKEAASALKFTAQDLLELGIADGIIKEPLGGAHRSVERTAEEMKKTIAEALAELRELPPDELRTMRYEKLMNYGEFEEKA, from the coding sequence ATGGCTCAACATTTTGATTTTGAAAAGCCAATTCTTGAGCTTGAACAGAAGATCGCGGAGCTGCAGGAATTCTCCAAAGAGAAGGATATCAATCTTTCGCCGGAAATCTCCAAGCTCATGCGCAGACTGGTACGATTAAGAAAAGAAATTTACGGCAACCTGGAACCTTGGCAAAAGGTTCAGATTGCCCGCCATATGGAACGACCGAATTTTTACGATTATGCCCCTCTGCTTTTTGAGGATTTTATGGAGTTCAAAGGGGATCGTCTCTTTGCCGACGACAAGGCTATCGTCGGCGGTATCGCCATCTTTCAAGGGATTCCCGTCACGGTGGTTTCCCATATCAAAGGGAGAGGGACTAAGGAGAATATTCAGCGAAACTTTGGCATGCCCCATCCGGAAGGATACCGGAAGGCTCTCCGCCTGATGGATCAGGCGGAAAAATTCCACCGCCCCATCCTCACCTTTATCGATACTCCCGGTGCGGCTTGTGATCTTGAAGCGGAGGAACGGGGGCAGGGGGAAGCCATTGCCCGCTGCTTACAGGCCATGGCTGGGTACAGCGTTCCGATTATTTGCACCGTGATCGGGGAGGGAGGCAGCGGCGGCGCCTTGGCCTTAGGTGTGGGGAACAAGGTCTTGCTGCTGGAGAATTCCTTCTACTCGGTCATTGCTCCGGAAAGCTGTGCGTCAATTCTCTGGAAGGATCCGGGCAAAGCGAAGGAAGCGGCTTCCGCTTTAAAATTCACCGCCCAGGATCTCCTGGAGCTGGGAATCGCCGACGGCATTATCAAGGAACCCCTGGGAGGAGCCCACCGGAGTGTGGAGCGGACCGCCGAGGAAATGAAGAAAACCATTGCCGAAGCCCTGGCGGAACTTCGAGAACTCCCACCGGATGAGCTGCGAACTATGCGTTATGAAAAACTTATGAACTACGGAGAATTTGAAGAGAAGGCTTGA